A genome region from Mycolicibacterium litorale includes the following:
- a CDS encoding FAS1-like dehydratase domain-containing protein, with protein MTFGTFDEGRAWVGHRSEPRHAWFPIDRSMVLYYCSLVEDANPRYWEGEDCPPGLLMSLGFAPQWVPGYLARADMMFALSVPLPGHHIINASTTTEFERRPRVGDHVSIVEEIASISEPKTTRVGTGVFITTVSTFSDQHGEVIGRNTNVLFRYDTADSEGAS; from the coding sequence ATGACGTTCGGGACCTTCGACGAAGGCCGGGCGTGGGTCGGTCATCGCTCCGAACCGCGGCATGCGTGGTTCCCGATCGACCGCTCGATGGTGTTGTACTACTGCTCGCTCGTCGAGGACGCGAACCCCCGTTACTGGGAGGGTGAGGACTGCCCGCCCGGGCTGCTGATGAGCCTCGGCTTCGCGCCGCAGTGGGTGCCCGGGTACCTAGCGCGTGCCGACATGATGTTCGCGCTCAGCGTCCCGTTGCCGGGCCACCACATCATCAACGCCTCGACGACGACGGAGTTCGAACGCCGGCCCCGGGTAGGCGATCACGTGTCGATCGTGGAGGAGATCGCCTCGATCTCCGAGCCCAAGACGACGCGGGTGGGCACCGGTGTGTTCATCACCACGGTGAGCACCTTCTCCGACCAGCACGGTGAGGTCATCGGCCGCAACACCAACGTGCTCTTCCGATACGACACCGCCGATAGTGAAGGCGCATCATGA
- a CDS encoding Zn-ribbon domain-containing OB-fold protein: MTAASSSLDGLHDPEALPPLTDVNRPYFAAAARGVLVFQRCANDHPFLYPRLVCPVCHDGELAWETAAGTGEIVSFAPVYRPPWDSFPRSEPYVVVLVRLDEGPQLLASLEGVAPDEVAIGARVRAVFERVNEDLGLVRFRLAAS, translated from the coding sequence ATGACCGCAGCTTCGAGTTCTCTCGACGGTCTGCACGATCCTGAGGCGCTGCCGCCGCTGACCGATGTCAACCGTCCCTACTTCGCAGCAGCGGCCCGCGGTGTACTCGTCTTCCAGCGGTGCGCGAACGACCACCCTTTCCTCTACCCGCGGCTGGTGTGTCCCGTCTGCCATGACGGTGAGTTGGCCTGGGAGACCGCGGCGGGTACTGGTGAGATCGTCAGTTTCGCGCCGGTGTACCGCCCCCCGTGGGACTCGTTCCCGCGCAGCGAGCCGTACGTCGTCGTGCTCGTTCGTCTGGACGAGGGGCCGCAGTTGTTGGCCAGTCTCGAGGGCGTGGCCCCAGATGAAGTTGCGATCGGGGCGAGAGTGCGCGCAGTGTTCGAGCGGGTGAACGAGGACCTTGGGCTGGTCCGATTCAGGCTGGCGGCGTCGTGA
- a CDS encoding alpha/beta fold hydrolase: MSAKRTGDSSAPVVERVPTADGLTLAVDLYRCDAPRAVVLLLHGGGQSRHAWDVTAQRLHQRGYTVAAYDTRGHGDSDWDPDGRYDGDRLGSDLLAVRSYADSGRPVAAIGASLGGLTILGTHLLAPPDLWQAVVLVDVTPRMEMEGARRVVAFMSAHPEGFDSLESAADVIAAYNPHRPRPENLDGLRKVLARREDGRWAWRWDPAFVTSNFQFLQGDPDEGAKDFDMMSAFLLDGARQVSAPTLLVRGLLSDMVSEETVKHFLTVVPHAQTVDVSGAGHMIAGDNNDAFSTAVVEFLDRTT; the protein is encoded by the coding sequence ATGTCGGCAAAGAGAACAGGCGATTCGTCGGCTCCTGTGGTCGAGCGCGTGCCCACGGCGGACGGGCTGACGCTGGCGGTCGACCTCTACCGCTGTGATGCGCCGCGGGCGGTCGTGTTGCTCCTTCACGGCGGAGGTCAAAGCCGACACGCCTGGGACGTCACCGCCCAACGCCTGCACCAGCGGGGCTACACGGTGGCCGCGTACGACACCAGGGGACACGGGGACAGCGACTGGGACCCCGACGGACGCTACGACGGGGACCGGCTTGGATCCGACCTATTGGCCGTGCGCTCATACGCCGATTCCGGCCGCCCCGTCGCCGCGATCGGCGCCTCTCTGGGCGGCTTGACCATTCTCGGAACACACTTGCTCGCCCCGCCGGACCTATGGCAGGCCGTCGTCCTGGTTGACGTCACTCCGCGAATGGAGATGGAAGGCGCCCGACGAGTCGTAGCGTTCATGTCGGCACACCCCGAAGGTTTCGACAGCCTAGAGTCGGCCGCTGACGTGATCGCCGCCTACAACCCGCACCGCCCTCGCCCCGAAAACCTCGACGGCCTCCGAAAAGTCCTCGCCCGTCGCGAAGACGGTCGCTGGGCCTGGCGATGGGATCCAGCTTTCGTGACGTCGAATTTCCAGTTCCTGCAGGGTGATCCAGACGAAGGCGCTAAAGACTTCGACATGATGAGCGCGTTCCTTCTTGATGGTGCGAGGCAGGTGTCCGCGCCAACGCTGCTGGTCCGGGGCCTACTATCTGACATGGTCTCCGAAGAGACAGTAAAGCATTTCCTGACCGTCGTTCCGCACGCGCAAACCGTTGACGTATCGGGCGCGGGACACATGATTGCCGGCGACAACAACGACGCATTCTCGACGGCGGTCGTCGAATTCCTCGACAGGACCACATGA
- a CDS encoding helix-turn-helix domain-containing protein, with product MKLDDSGMPALAFLQMLDSEALGHDASIALRSIMVREHVTESMLVGRDAQVPLRWFREIYSDFDCDQGTRLGFAFAEHAKLTSFGALSVPLVSAGSVAEVVELLAYLPVITTALSPTFHSTERGLTIGLTGRTGDAGLNCLAVTYGGLALLRLLDMLAGAVPNIELHLSHSAPESWVLHDEVLAGRIFFDAPSSFVHVPAASLEEVCRFSDPVAYRIAVTDLQRTLDQRRDTSVSEKVRDLLEKDPGKTNISRTAGELSISPSTLKRRLREEGTTFRELRQSFLRERAILRLLDRSLSVSEIAAELGYAELTNFTHAFKRWTGRSPRHFRKTRD from the coding sequence GTGAAACTCGACGACTCGGGTATGCCAGCGCTGGCTTTCCTGCAGATGCTGGACAGTGAGGCGCTGGGGCATGACGCCAGCATTGCGCTCCGCAGCATCATGGTTCGCGAGCACGTTACCGAGTCGATGTTGGTGGGTCGCGACGCGCAGGTCCCCTTACGGTGGTTCAGGGAGATATATTCCGATTTCGATTGTGATCAGGGAACCCGTCTGGGTTTCGCGTTCGCTGAACACGCCAAACTGACGTCCTTTGGGGCACTCAGTGTTCCCTTGGTCAGCGCGGGCTCGGTAGCCGAGGTTGTCGAGTTGCTTGCTTATCTGCCGGTGATCACCACAGCCCTCAGCCCGACGTTCCATTCGACGGAACGCGGCCTCACGATCGGGCTCACCGGTCGCACCGGTGACGCGGGCCTGAACTGCCTGGCCGTCACCTACGGTGGGCTGGCGCTGTTGCGTCTGCTCGACATGCTCGCGGGTGCCGTACCGAATATTGAACTGCATTTAAGTCATTCAGCGCCGGAGTCGTGGGTTCTTCATGACGAAGTGTTGGCGGGTCGGATCTTCTTCGACGCCCCCAGCTCGTTCGTCCACGTTCCCGCGGCTTCGCTCGAGGAGGTCTGTCGATTCTCCGATCCTGTGGCGTACCGGATTGCCGTCACCGATTTGCAGCGAACTCTCGATCAACGACGTGACACGTCGGTCTCCGAAAAAGTAAGGGACCTGCTCGAAAAAGATCCCGGAAAAACGAACATCAGCCGGACGGCGGGCGAGCTTTCGATATCCCCGAGCACGTTGAAGCGGCGCCTCCGCGAAGAGGGGACCACCTTTCGCGAATTGCGTCAGTCGTTCTTGCGGGAGCGAGCAATTCTGCGACTTCTCGACAGATCGTTGTCTGTAAGCGAGATCGCGGCAGAACTCGGGTACGCGGAGCTCACGAACTTCACACATGCCTTCAAACGGTGGACCGGTCGTTCACCGCGCCACTTCAGAAAAACGCGCGACTGA
- a CDS encoding NAD(P)/FAD-dependent oxidoreductase codes for MTPERAVIVGASHAGAQLAANLRREGWSGEVVLIGDEGGLPYHRPPLSKGYLAGKNGLDDLLIRGADFYEKQHIRLLNATVEAIHRSAKRVSLSTGDTLTYTKLALCTGARARRLPTPGVDLPGIHYLRTAADVELIRAAATPGRRVVIVGGGYIGLETAASLCSLGMNVTVLEATERVLERVTAPEVSAFYTRIHNGEGVEIRTHALVEAFSGNGRVQEVVLAGGEPIPADLVIVGVGVVPNTELASAAGLSVDNGIVIDDQARTSDPDIVAAGDCTSHTMARYGSRIRLESVSSAGEQAKIAAATICGKHSAIAALPWFWSDQYDLKLQIAGLNTGYDEVVFSGDPSRDRDFSCFYFRDRELIAADCVNRPRDFMFSKRAISQQLRVDRSELLAGSI; via the coding sequence GTGACTCCCGAACGAGCGGTGATCGTCGGCGCGAGCCACGCCGGCGCGCAGTTGGCAGCTAATCTTCGAAGGGAGGGGTGGTCTGGGGAGGTCGTGCTCATCGGCGACGAGGGGGGACTGCCCTACCACCGGCCTCCGTTGTCGAAGGGATACCTGGCCGGCAAGAACGGCCTCGACGACCTCCTGATTCGCGGCGCTGATTTCTACGAAAAGCAGCACATTCGACTCTTGAATGCGACCGTGGAGGCGATCCACCGGAGTGCCAAGCGTGTGTCTCTGAGCACCGGCGACACGCTGACGTACACCAAGCTCGCGTTGTGCACCGGCGCAAGGGCCAGACGACTCCCCACACCAGGGGTGGATCTTCCCGGAATTCACTACCTGCGTACCGCTGCAGACGTCGAGTTGATCCGTGCCGCCGCTACACCGGGTCGGAGGGTTGTGATCGTGGGCGGCGGTTACATCGGGTTGGAAACGGCGGCCTCGCTGTGTTCGCTCGGCATGAACGTCACCGTCCTCGAGGCAACCGAGCGTGTACTCGAACGGGTCACCGCGCCGGAGGTTTCCGCGTTTTACACCCGAATCCACAACGGCGAGGGAGTGGAGATCCGAACACACGCTCTCGTCGAAGCCTTCTCCGGCAACGGCAGAGTGCAGGAGGTCGTGCTGGCAGGCGGCGAACCGATCCCCGCCGACTTGGTCATCGTCGGCGTCGGTGTGGTGCCGAACACCGAGCTCGCCTCGGCCGCAGGATTATCCGTCGACAACGGCATCGTGATCGACGACCAGGCCCGCACCAGCGACCCCGACATCGTGGCCGCCGGCGACTGCACCAGCCACACCATGGCTCGATACGGCTCGCGTATTCGTTTGGAATCCGTATCGAGCGCCGGCGAGCAGGCCAAGATCGCTGCGGCGACAATCTGCGGAAAACACAGCGCAATCGCTGCGCTTCCGTGGTTCTGGTCCGACCAGTACGATCTCAAACTCCAGATCGCCGGTCTCAACACCGGATACGACGAAGTGGTCTTCAGCGGCGACCCGTCGCGTGACCGTGACTTCAGCTGCTTCTACTTCCGCGATCGTGAACTCATCGCCGCCGACTGCGTCAACCGTCCTCGCGATTTCATGTTCAGTAAGCGGGCCATCAGCCAGCAGCTCCGAGTTGACCGCTCAGAGCTCCTCGCCGGCTCGATCTGA
- a CDS encoding LLM class flavin-dependent oxidoreductase, which produces MTTYGVSVLGADLATLVETAEATDLAGFDAAWASEFYSRSGSISMAAMAARTKRCRIGSSILYGVGRSPLVLATEARDLDELSGGRVVLGLGNGTRRMMSDWHGVEDTSAPALRMEELVPLVRRIWNLHEGPVRHEGRFYRMNLVPTGDVAPPKRAIPIITAGVRPRMCEVAGRVADGLAGHPLFTTTYVEEVARPAVVRGAERAGRDPADIEIVSMVICAVHDDPQIARREAAQQIAFYSSVKTYEHVLDVSGFARQAAAIRDAFARRDLPAMFAAVTDDMIDAMAVAGTAAEVREGLRRYEGVLDHIVLYSPSIGLAPERIAENLGSLIRDCAPAFAGGKGDQSG; this is translated from the coding sequence GTGACCACGTACGGGGTCTCGGTGCTCGGCGCGGACTTGGCCACCCTTGTCGAGACCGCCGAGGCTACCGACCTCGCCGGCTTCGACGCCGCCTGGGCCTCGGAGTTCTACTCGCGCTCCGGCTCGATCTCGATGGCCGCGATGGCCGCGCGCACAAAGCGCTGCCGCATCGGGTCGTCGATCCTGTATGGCGTCGGGCGCAGCCCGCTCGTGCTCGCCACCGAGGCGCGTGACCTCGACGAGCTTTCAGGCGGGCGCGTCGTACTCGGGCTCGGCAACGGTACACGCCGCATGATGAGCGACTGGCACGGCGTGGAGGACACCTCCGCTCCCGCTCTGCGCATGGAGGAGCTGGTCCCGCTCGTGCGTCGGATCTGGAACCTGCACGAGGGCCCCGTGCGCCATGAGGGGCGCTTCTACCGGATGAATCTCGTCCCAACCGGCGACGTCGCGCCGCCGAAGCGAGCGATCCCGATCATCACCGCGGGCGTGCGTCCGCGGATGTGCGAGGTGGCAGGGCGCGTAGCCGACGGGTTGGCTGGTCATCCGCTGTTCACCACGACTTACGTCGAGGAGGTCGCCCGCCCAGCCGTCGTGCGCGGTGCGGAGCGGGCCGGACGCGATCCCGCCGACATTGAGATCGTCTCGATGGTCATCTGCGCGGTGCACGACGACCCACAGATCGCACGTCGTGAGGCCGCGCAGCAGATCGCGTTCTACTCCTCGGTGAAGACCTACGAGCACGTGCTCGACGTCAGCGGTTTCGCCAGGCAGGCAGCGGCCATCCGCGACGCGTTCGCACGGCGTGACCTGCCGGCCATGTTCGCCGCGGTCACCGACGACATGATCGACGCGATGGCGGTGGCCGGCACCGCCGCCGAGGTCCGAGAAGGGCTGCGCCGCTACGAGGGCGTGCTGGACCACATCGTTCTCTACTCACCCTCGATTGGTCTCGCGCCCGAGCGCATCGCCGAGAACCTCGGCAGCCTCATTCGCGATTGTGCGCCGGCCTTCGCCGGCGGGAAAGGTGACCAGAGTGGCTGA
- a CDS encoding FAS1-like dehydratase domain-containing protein, with amino-acid sequence MADASLIGTQLGRTTFPVDRSKVREFALSLGDRDPIYQDVAAARAAGFGAIPAPPTFVVSSAHWRADDDMFGALGLDLRRVLHGECGWEYFAPVFVGDELTETRRVSNVTSREGKRGGIMTIVTIETDFTNQRDELVVRQTDVLIETGGSTQ; translated from the coding sequence GTGGCTGACGCATCGCTCATCGGGACGCAACTCGGGAGGACCACGTTTCCCGTCGACCGGTCCAAAGTGCGCGAGTTCGCACTTTCGCTCGGCGACCGCGACCCGATCTACCAGGACGTCGCGGCCGCCCGCGCCGCCGGCTTCGGCGCGATCCCCGCTCCTCCGACCTTCGTCGTCTCCTCGGCTCACTGGCGCGCCGACGACGACATGTTCGGCGCCCTCGGGCTCGACCTGCGACGCGTACTGCACGGTGAGTGCGGCTGGGAGTATTTCGCGCCGGTGTTCGTCGGCGACGAGCTCACCGAGACTCGTCGGGTGTCGAACGTGACCAGCCGCGAGGGGAAGCGCGGCGGCATCATGACAATCGTGACGATCGAGACCGACTTCACCAACCAGCGCGACGAACTCGTCGTGCGCCAGACCGACGTCTTGATCGAAACCGGAGGCTCCACCCAATGA
- a CDS encoding hotdog family protein, with protein MNDSTERSMVRVPVRFEDIAVGDTLTPVSIEISYKRICMNAASTWDWFPGHHDPDYARSQGQRTIYLSTLFFHGFIDRGLNEWAGPDALIRRRRISMIRSIYPGQTATLSGKVVAKRDDGGRRLVDLELLVSSEDGPCVPSEATVELADPFVEVPG; from the coding sequence ATGAACGACTCCACCGAGCGCAGCATGGTCCGCGTCCCCGTGCGGTTCGAGGACATCGCCGTCGGCGACACCCTGACGCCCGTCTCGATCGAGATCAGCTACAAGCGCATCTGCATGAACGCGGCTTCGACATGGGACTGGTTCCCCGGTCACCACGACCCCGACTACGCGCGCAGCCAGGGCCAGCGCACGATCTACCTGTCAACCCTCTTCTTCCATGGCTTCATCGACCGCGGCCTCAACGAATGGGCCGGACCCGACGCGCTCATCCGGCGCCGCAGAATCTCAATGATCCGGTCGATCTATCCGGGCCAGACCGCAACCCTGAGCGGCAAGGTCGTGGCCAAACGCGACGATGGCGGACGGCGCCTCGTCGACCTCGAGTTGCTCGTCTCGAGCGAAGATGGTCCGTGCGTGCCGAGTGAAGCCACCGTTGAGCTGGCCGACCCGTTTGTCGAGGTGCCGGGGTGA
- a CDS encoding thiolase family protein, with amino-acid sequence MPHDQPAIIGAAELAPGRNVPYTSTELHVRAAVAALADAGVVPDEVDGLVCAGPMTNEGSIFLSEDLMDYLGLHNLKLQMTCQLGGGTHLAMTRMASNVIARGEAETVLVVSAGKFPPIRDGGRELMALVCDHAFEMPYGPSVPALYGLIAQAWMHETGQGKADIAEVTVSQDRWAALNPAAIAHGAQRLTVEDVLASRPIAGPFHFYHCSIPCEGGGALVLGSARRARAGKHRPVHLLGFGEGHTHGFLTSLARPGRTGAARSGPMAFERSGRAPADVDIALLYDAFASNPAMILEEAGFVKPGGAGDFYRDGCADPGGDLPVNTDGGLIRFGHTGTSSGISQILEGYWQLSGRAEGRQVPGADTAFVHSYGSMLCSHVSMVMEGAS; translated from the coding sequence ATGCCACACGACCAGCCGGCCATCATCGGTGCCGCCGAACTCGCTCCAGGGAGAAACGTTCCGTACACCTCCACTGAATTGCATGTGCGCGCCGCGGTCGCGGCTCTCGCCGACGCAGGGGTGGTCCCAGACGAGGTCGACGGTCTGGTGTGCGCCGGGCCGATGACGAACGAGGGTTCGATCTTCCTGTCCGAGGACCTCATGGACTATCTCGGGCTGCACAATCTGAAACTTCAGATGACCTGTCAGCTTGGCGGCGGGACCCATCTCGCCATGACGCGCATGGCGAGTAACGTCATCGCCCGGGGCGAGGCCGAGACGGTGCTGGTCGTGTCGGCGGGCAAGTTTCCACCGATCCGCGATGGCGGGCGCGAACTGATGGCGCTGGTGTGTGACCACGCGTTCGAGATGCCCTATGGACCGTCCGTGCCGGCGCTCTACGGTTTGATCGCGCAGGCCTGGATGCACGAGACGGGACAGGGCAAGGCGGACATCGCCGAGGTCACCGTGTCGCAGGACCGTTGGGCCGCACTGAACCCCGCGGCTATCGCGCACGGCGCTCAACGCCTGACTGTGGAGGACGTGCTGGCGTCCCGGCCGATCGCCGGGCCGTTCCACTTCTACCACTGCTCGATTCCCTGCGAGGGCGGTGGCGCGCTGGTGCTGGGCTCGGCCCGCCGGGCTCGCGCGGGCAAGCACCGGCCGGTGCATTTGCTGGGCTTTGGAGAGGGTCACACCCACGGTTTTCTGACCTCGCTGGCCCGGCCGGGTCGTACCGGGGCCGCCCGTTCGGGTCCGATGGCCTTTGAGCGCTCCGGACGGGCGCCGGCCGACGTCGACATCGCTTTGCTCTACGACGCCTTCGCCTCCAACCCGGCGATGATCCTTGAGGAGGCGGGTTTCGTGAAGCCCGGTGGGGCAGGCGATTTCTACCGTGACGGCTGCGCCGATCCGGGGGGCGACCTTCCGGTGAACACCGACGGCGGCCTAATCCGGTTCGGGCACACCGGGACCTCCTCTGGCATTTCGCAGATCCTTGAGGGTTACTGGCAGTTGTCCGGTCGCGCCGAGGGCCGTCAGGTGCCCGGGGCGGATACCGCGTTCGTGCACAGCTACGGCTCGATGCTGTGCAGTCACGTCAGCATGGTGATGGAGGGAGCGTCATGA
- a CDS encoding 2Fe-2S iron-sulfur cluster-binding protein, translating into MAVVTFVSHDGEKYEAPLAEGQSLMQVAVNNAVPGIDGDCGGEAACGTCHVIVAPEWSDTVGLCGANEEEMLAMNPERQRTSRLSCQMSASEAWDGLTVELPEFQL; encoded by the coding sequence ATGGCAGTCGTCACCTTCGTCTCTCACGACGGCGAGAAGTACGAAGCCCCCTTGGCCGAAGGGCAGTCCTTGATGCAGGTTGCGGTCAACAACGCGGTGCCCGGCATCGACGGCGATTGTGGAGGGGAAGCCGCATGCGGAACGTGCCACGTGATCGTCGCTCCCGAGTGGTCGGACACGGTGGGACTCTGCGGCGCCAACGAAGAGGAGATGCTCGCGATGAACCCCGAGCGTCAGCGGACGTCGAGGCTGTCTTGCCAGATGTCCGCCTCCGAGGCATGGGATGGCTTGACGGTCGAGCTACCTGAGTTCCAGCTCTGA
- a CDS encoding TetR/AcrR family transcriptional regulator, which translates to MREKVLRATRELAIEKGWDQVRMSEVAESVGVSRPTLYKEFGDKQGLGDALVVSEGQRFMEGILAVLAEHVGDVRGGITAAVQFTLCEAEDSPLLKAVLTSNPSGNDRGGSSSTGVLPLLPTSASLLQLCSAALITWFNDHFDDLDPEDVEEVADVLVRLTVSHVVLPAADIATTGERISRVALRYLGVVHSL; encoded by the coding sequence GTGCGCGAAAAGGTTTTGAGGGCGACACGAGAACTCGCCATCGAGAAGGGCTGGGATCAGGTCCGGATGAGCGAGGTTGCCGAATCGGTCGGCGTCTCCCGCCCGACGTTGTACAAAGAGTTCGGCGACAAACAGGGGCTCGGCGACGCGCTTGTGGTGTCGGAGGGCCAGCGCTTTATGGAAGGCATTCTTGCCGTCCTTGCCGAACACGTGGGCGACGTGCGGGGCGGCATCACCGCAGCGGTGCAATTCACCCTCTGTGAAGCAGAAGACAGCCCGCTCCTCAAGGCAGTTCTGACGTCCAACCCTTCGGGGAATGATCGCGGTGGCTCGTCGTCTACTGGAGTCCTACCTCTTCTGCCGACGTCGGCTTCCCTGCTTCAGCTCTGCTCCGCGGCTCTGATCACGTGGTTTAACGACCACTTCGACGATCTCGATCCCGAAGACGTTGAGGAGGTCGCAGATGTTCTGGTGCGACTGACAGTGAGTCATGTTGTACTCCCAGCCGCGGACATCGCCACCACCGGTGAGCGGATCTCCCGCGTAGCACTCAGGTACCTGGGAGTTGTCCACAGTTTGTAA
- a CDS encoding dihydroxy-acid dehydratase, whose product MTTSPAPVALAIGDEMPTSQFGPLTRSHIVRYAGSGGDFNPIHHDEEFARAAGMPGVFGMGLLHGGVLAQRLTAWVGLANIRSFRIRFTGQVWPGDLLSFGGRVTGVREAGGQQVADLELVVTRQTGEPAIKGSAVVQVTR is encoded by the coding sequence ATGACGACATCCCCCGCGCCGGTGGCGTTGGCCATCGGCGACGAGATGCCGACCTCACAGTTCGGCCCGCTGACGCGCTCGCACATCGTTCGCTACGCCGGCTCCGGCGGCGACTTCAACCCGATCCACCACGACGAAGAGTTCGCCCGCGCGGCCGGCATGCCCGGTGTGTTCGGCATGGGACTGCTGCACGGCGGTGTGCTCGCGCAGCGGCTGACCGCCTGGGTGGGGCTGGCCAACATCCGCTCGTTCCGCATCCGGTTCACCGGTCAGGTATGGCCCGGTGACCTGCTCAGCTTCGGCGGCAGGGTCACCGGCGTGCGCGAGGCCGGAGGGCAGCAGGTGGCAGACCTCGAACTCGTGGTCACGCGCCAGACCGGCGAACCCGCGATAAAGGGGAGCGCCGTCGTGCAGGTGACCCGGTGA
- a CDS encoding cytochrome P450, with translation MSIPAAVAAKAQSAVPLELQIRGAHLYDKTRRWVTGTNGKKIFTETPIPPVEDVDIADIDLSNPFLYRQGRWKSYFERVRNEAPVHYQAHSAFGPFWSVTRHADIIAVDKNHEAFSAEPFIIIGRPPRFMDIAMFIAMDPPQHDLQRASVQGVVAPKNLREMEGLIRSRVQEVLDDLPVDQPFNWVHHVSIELTARMLATLLDFPYEQRHKLVEWSDLATSMEQANGGPSDNDRVFRGMVDMAKGLSALWHDKAARTANGERPGFDLITMLQANEDTKDLIDRPMEFLGNLVLLIVGGNDTTRNSMSGGVLALNQFPDQFEKLKANPDLIPNMVSEIIRWQTPLAYMRRVAKKDIMLNGQFIRKGDKVVMWYASGNRDERVFERADELIIDRSNARNHISFGFGVHRCMGNRLAELQLRILWEELLPRFENIEVVGEPEYVQSNFVRGISKLMVRLTPRPSA, from the coding sequence ATGAGTATTCCCGCGGCAGTGGCCGCCAAAGCCCAGTCTGCCGTGCCTCTGGAGCTGCAAATCCGCGGCGCACACCTCTACGACAAGACACGCCGGTGGGTAACCGGAACCAATGGTAAGAAGATCTTCACCGAGACGCCCATTCCTCCGGTCGAGGACGTTGATATCGCCGACATCGATCTCAGCAACCCGTTCCTCTACCGCCAAGGCCGCTGGAAGTCCTACTTCGAACGCGTGCGCAACGAGGCGCCGGTGCACTACCAGGCTCACAGTGCGTTCGGCCCGTTCTGGTCGGTGACCCGCCACGCGGACATCATCGCCGTCGACAAGAACCACGAGGCTTTCTCCGCAGAGCCGTTCATCATCATCGGGAGACCGCCCCGCTTCATGGACATCGCCATGTTCATCGCGATGGATCCGCCACAACACGACTTGCAGCGCGCTTCCGTCCAAGGGGTTGTCGCGCCGAAGAACCTGCGCGAGATGGAGGGGCTGATCCGCTCGCGTGTCCAGGAAGTGCTGGACGATCTACCGGTGGATCAGCCGTTCAATTGGGTGCACCACGTCTCCATCGAACTGACAGCGCGCATGCTCGCGACCCTGCTGGACTTCCCGTACGAGCAGCGGCACAAGCTCGTGGAATGGTCGGACCTCGCCACCTCCATGGAGCAAGCCAATGGTGGTCCTTCCGACAACGACAGAGTGTTTCGTGGCATGGTCGACATGGCGAAGGGTCTCAGCGCTCTCTGGCATGACAAGGCGGCCCGTACCGCCAACGGGGAGCGACCGGGCTTCGATCTGATCACGATGCTGCAGGCCAACGAGGACACTAAGGATCTCATCGACCGCCCGATGGAATTCCTCGGCAATTTGGTACTGCTGATCGTCGGGGGAAACGACACGACTCGCAACTCGATGAGCGGAGGGGTTCTCGCCTTGAACCAGTTCCCCGATCAGTTCGAGAAGTTGAAGGCGAACCCTGACCTGATTCCCAACATGGTATCCGAGATCATTCGCTGGCAGACCCCGTTGGCGTACATGCGCCGAGTCGCGAAAAAAGACATCATGTTGAACGGGCAATTCATCCGCAAGGGCGACAAGGTCGTGATGTGGTACGCCTCTGGTAACCGCGATGAGCGTGTCTTCGAGCGGGCCGATGAGTTGATCATCGATAGGAGCAACGCCCGCAATCACATCTCGTTCGGGTTCGGCGTGCACAGGTGCATGGGAAACCGACTTGCTGAGTTGCAGCTTCGAATCCTGTGGGAGGAATTGCTCCCTCGCTTTGAGAACATCGAGGTGGTCGGCGAACCCGAGTATGTGCAATCGAATTTCGTCAGGGGTATCAGCAAGCTGATGGTTCGCCTCACTCCCAGGCCAAGTGCGTGA